A portion of the Plasmodium relictum strain SGS1 genome assembly, chromosome: 11 genome contains these proteins:
- the CCT6 gene encoding T-complex protein 1 subunit zeta, putative yields MSIHLLNKKADSLRSTNVLLTNMNASKGMYEIIKSNLGPKGSYKMLVSSSGSIKITKDGNVLLNEMMIQHPTASMLSRICSSIDENLGDGSSSNLIVATSLIYLSEKYILYENVHPRIITQGFDTVKTILLDLLETMKIPVNIEEKFDKELLYNVAKTCLRTKLPITLSDKLADDLVESIKIIYDPNKQIDLHMIEIMDVKRNMSINTKLIRGMVLDHGCRHPNMPNKLTKCFILVLNVSLEYEKSEVFSSFVYSTAEDRDKLVESERKFTDDKVKKIIELKRKLIEKKFKETNEMYNFAIFNQKGIDPISLDLLAKENIMALRRIKRRNLERIVLCCGGNACNNVYDLTEEDVGYAGLVYEICINDEKYTFIEEVTNPKSCSIFIQAPNDYTIKQIKDAIRDGLRSIKNVIEDKCVISGAGSFEILAYCKLKEEEKKIKGKQKFAFDIYANSLLNIPKILLENSGLDIHQTLFNVIDKYNQDSKEPLGVDLDTGEPIIAHLKGIYDNYCVKKQILSIATAISQQILLVDEIIRAGKSMGEEK; encoded by the exons atgtctattcatttattaaacaaaaaagcAGACAGCTTGCGTTCAACAAATGTACTACTGACAAATATGAATGCAAGTAAAGGAATgtatgaaataataaaaagcaaTTTAGGACCCAAAGGAAGTTATAAAATGTTAGTAAGTAGTTCTGGTAGtattaaaataacaaaagatgggaatgttttattaaatgaaatgaTGATACAACATCCTACTGCCAGTATGCTTAGTAGAATATGTTCAAGTATAGATGAAAATTTAGGAGATGGATCTAGTAGTAATTTAATTGTTGCTACTTCACTAATTTACTTATCAGAAAAATACATTCTATATGAAAATGTTCATCCACGTATTATTACACAAGGATTTGATACTGTTAAAACTATTCTATTAGATTTACTTGAAACTATGAAAATCCCAGtaaatatagaagaaaagtttgataaagaattattatataatgttGCAAAAACATGTTTAAGAACAAAGTTACCTATTACTTTATCAGATAAATTGGCCGATGATTTAGTAGAAAGtatcaaaataatttatgatCCTAATAAGCAAATAGATTTGCATATGATTGAGATAATGGACGTTAAGAGAAATATGAGTATAAACACAAAATTAATTAGAGGAATGGTATTAGATCATGGTTGTAGGCATCCTAATATGCCAAATAAATTAACgaaatgttttattttagttTTAAATGTCAGTTTGGAATATGAAAAAAGTGAagttttttcttcatttgtaTACTCAACCGCAGAAGATAGAGATAAATTAGTTGAATCCGAAAGAAAGTTCACAGATGATAAagtcaaaaaaattattgaattaaaaagaaaattaatagaaaagAAATTCAAAGAAACCAATGAAATGTATAATTTTGCCATTTTTAATCAAAAAGGTATTGATCCAATTAGTTTAGATTTATTAgctaaagaaaatataatggCATTGagaagaattaaaagaagaaatttaGAAAGAATTGTTTTATGTTGCGGAGGAAATGCTTGTAATAATGTTTATGATTTAACTGAAGAGGATGTTGGATATGCTGGGTTAGTTTATGAAATTTGCATAAATGATGAgaaatatacatttattgAAGAAGTAACAAACCCTAAGAGttgttctatttttattcaagCTCCTAATGATTATACCATTAAGCAAATAAAAGATGCTATTAGAGACGGATTAAGAAGCATAAAAAACGTTATTGAAGATAAATGTGTTATATCAGGAGCAGGCTCTTTTGAAATTTTGGCATACTgcaaattaaaagaagaagaaaaaaaaattaaaggaaaACAGAAATTTGCCTTTGACATTTATGCAAATAGCTTATTAAACATACCTAAAATTCTTCTAGAAAATAGTGGCCTAGATATTCATCAAACTTTATTCAATGTAATAGATAAATATAACCAAGACAGTAAAGAACCATTGGGAGTAGATTTGGATACTGGAGAACCAATAATAGCCCACTTAAAAg gaATATATGATAATTATTGTGTAAAGAAACAGATTTTATCAATAGCAACGGCAATATCTCAACAAATTCTTTTAGTAGATGAAATTATAAGAGCAGGAAAATCAATGGgagaagaaaaataa
- the SAM50 gene encoding sorting assembly machinery 50 kDa subunit, putative codes for MNIELDLKKKIDSVIINLDGINKIKRNNLNFIFDDIKKSNNVEELFFNIKKCNDKIINLNIFEGDPIIKLNSFNKNVMVDYKLKERKNNYMIGTNVNNRGEITADFEVNMPYIFKTINGVELKANISSLYTNNFSFRFIFPYLKYLTNYRLILESNVSSLNNTKCSYITKMNSIKTYLLKNNHSFIWEVNFNKILHKINRNFIPSDKILKLCDQYIKNTIKYNYKKDKLNYVLKNAKNDELMCSLYPTSGYYYEIENEISLPFCEAKFFKNHINFLYIKKIMENFFAYLNISNGMKYDYGKENFSYLNNFNFTGSIGSSLVLRGFEYSSIGSAEKCFKFDKKKKNYEMNYNYLGANFFSNIQFIFKYILNFNNINPILFFYVQLGRLSNNLIPSFKQLISDTRISTGVGVMTYIQKNISLELFFCFPLLYQLTDKIKFFQVGLNFKGIL; via the coding sequence ATGAATATAGAattagatttaaaaaaaaaaattgatagtgtaataataaatttagatggaattaacaaaataaaaagaaataatttgaattttatatttgacgatataaaaaaaagcaataatgtagaagaattattttttaatataaaaaagtgtaatgataaaataattaatttaaatatttttgagGGTGATCCtatcataaaattaaatagttttaataaaaatgtaatggTAGATTATAAgctaaaagaaagaaaaaataattatatgatAGGAACAAATGTTAATAATAGGGGAGAAATTACTGCAGATTTCGAAGTAAATATgccttatatatttaaaacaaTAAATGGTGTTGAATTAAAAGCGAATATAAGTAGTTTATAtactaataatttttcttttcgtTTTATATTtccttatttaaaatatttaacaaaTTATAGACTAATACTAGAAAGTAATGTAAGCAgtttaaataatacaaaGTGCTCTTATATAACTAAAATGAATtcaattaaaacatatttattaaaaaataatcattCATTTATTTGGGAAGtaaattttaacaaaataCTTCACAAAATAAATAGGAATTTCATACCATctgataaaattttaaaattatgtgatcaatatattaaaaatacaataaaatacaattataaaaaagacaAATTAAATTACGTATTAAAAAATGCGAAGAATGATGAACTAATGTGTTCACTTTACCCTACTTCTGGttattattatgaaataGAAAACGAAATTTCCTTACCCTTTTGTGAagcaaaattttttaaaaatcacataaactttttatatataaaaaaaataatggaaaatttttttgCTTATCTTAATATAAGTAATGGAATGAAATATGATTATGGGAAAGAGAACTTTTcgtatttaaataattttaattttactggAAGCATAGGAAGTTCATTAGTATTAAGAGGATTTGAGTATAGCAGCATTGGTAGCGCGGAGAAATGTTTtaaatttgataaaaaaaaaaaaaattatgaaatgaattataattatttaggtgctaattttttttccaatattcaatttatttttaaatatattttaaattttaataatattaatccgatattatttttttatgtacaGTTAGGAAGACtaagtaataatttaattccTTCATTTAAACAATTAATAAGTGATACTAGAATTTCAACAGGTGTTGGAGTAATGActtatattcaaaaaaatatatccttagaattatttttttgttttcctTTATTGTATCAATTAACTGATAAAATCAAATTTTTTCAAGTAGgtttaaattttaaaggcattttataa
- a CDS encoding proteasome subunit alpha type-2, putative, translated as MADGEYSFSLTTFSPTGKLVQIEYALNRVSNSSPALGIRAKNGVVIATEKKNPNELIEESSISKIQQISEHIGIVYSGMPGDFRVLLKKARKEAIKYSLQYGNEILVKKLVKEIASIVQEFTQTGGVRPFGISLLICGSDTHGNHLYQIDPSGCYFNWKATCIGKDYQNNISFLEKRYNNDIEIEDAIHTAILTLKESYEGVMNEKNIEIGVAYNNKPFKILKPNEIKDYLIEIE; from the exons atggctGATGGTGAATACAGTTTTTCCTTAACAACTTTTAGTCCAACTGGTAAACTAGTACAAATTGAATATGCCTTAAATAGAGTATCTAATAGTTCTCCAGCTTTGG gTATTAGAGCAAAAAATGGAGTAGTTATAgctacagaaaaaaaaaatccaaATGAATTAATAGAAGAAAGTAGTATATCGAAAATTCAGCAAATTAGTGAACACATAGGAATTGTGTATTCAGGTATGCCTGGAGATTTCCgtgtattattaaaaaaagcaaGAAAGGAAGCAATTAAATATTCCTTACAATATGGTAATGAAATATTAGTTAAAAAATTAGTGAAAGAAATAGCATCAATTGTTCAAGAATTTACACAAACAGGTGGAGTGAGACCATTTGGGatatctttattaatatgTGGATCTGATACACATGGTAATCATTTATATCAAATTGATCCATCTGGTTGTTATTTTAACTGGAAAGCTACATGTATTGGAAAAGACTATCAAAacaatatttcttttttagaaaaaagatataataatgatattgaAATAGAAGATGCCATTCATACAGCTATTTTAACTTTAAAAGAAAGTTATGAGGGAGTTATGAATGagaaaaatattgaaatagGTGTAGCTTATAATAACAAACCATTTAAAATCTTAAAACcaaatgaaattaaagaTTACTTAATAGaaatagaataa